A single region of the Anguilla rostrata isolate EN2019 chromosome 11, ASM1855537v3, whole genome shotgun sequence genome encodes:
- the agtrap gene encoding type-1 angiotensin II receptor-associated protein isoform X3: MEIPAVNLKAIVLVHWLLTTWGFMAWLPSSYAWGNFSVLGVGVWAIAQRDSLDAVLMFLVGMTMTLLTDVVHFGVYYPLAEGLAERSRDTFRFSVGMAILSLLLKPISCFFLYQMYRERGGEYNVNFDRSPRPESWPSELETSVDSRCTTDSADSALPIRRY; encoded by the exons ATGGAAATCCCAGCCGTGAACCTCAAG GCCATAGTTCTGGTGCACTGGCTTCTGACCACCTG GGGATTCATGGCCTGGCTGCCCTCTTCCTATGCCTGGGGAAACTTCAgcgtgctgggggtgggggtgtgggccATCGCCCAGAGAGACTCTCTTGATGCTGTGCTGATG TTCCTGGTTGGGATGACGATGACGCTGCTGACTGACGTTGTGCATTTCGGCGTTTACTATCCCCTGGCGGAGGGCCTGGCCGAGAGGAGCCGGGACACCTTCCGCTTCAGCGTGGGTATGGCCATACTCAGCCTCCTGCTGAAGCCCATATCCTGCTTCTTCCTCTACCAGATGTACCGCGAGAGGGGCGGTGAATACAACGTCAACTTC GATCGGTCCCCACGTCCTGAATCTTGGCCCTCAGAATTGGAGACTTCAGTGGACAGTCGGTGCACAACGGATAGTGCTGACAGTGCCCTGCCCATTCGCCGCTACTGA
- the agtrap gene encoding type-1 angiotensin II receptor-associated protein isoform X4 yields the protein MEIPAVNLKAIVLVHWLLTTWGFMAWLPSSYAWGNFSVLGVGVWAIAQRDSLDAVLMFLVGMTMTLLTDVVHFGVYYPLAEGLAERSRDTFRFSVGMAILSLLLKPISCFFLYQMYRERGGEYNVNFELETSVDSRCTTDSADSALPIRRY from the exons ATGGAAATCCCAGCCGTGAACCTCAAG GCCATAGTTCTGGTGCACTGGCTTCTGACCACCTG GGGATTCATGGCCTGGCTGCCCTCTTCCTATGCCTGGGGAAACTTCAgcgtgctgggggtgggggtgtgggccATCGCCCAGAGAGACTCTCTTGATGCTGTGCTGATG TTCCTGGTTGGGATGACGATGACGCTGCTGACTGACGTTGTGCATTTCGGCGTTTACTATCCCCTGGCGGAGGGCCTGGCCGAGAGGAGCCGGGACACCTTCCGCTTCAGCGTGGGTATGGCCATACTCAGCCTCCTGCTGAAGCCCATATCCTGCTTCTTCCTCTACCAGATGTACCGCGAGAGGGGCGGTGAATACAACGTCAACTTCG AATTGGAGACTTCAGTGGACAGTCGGTGCACAACGGATAGTGCTGACAGTGCCCTGCCCATTCGCCGCTACTGA